From a region of the Hymenobacter jejuensis genome:
- a CDS encoding ATP-binding protein: MNEASVPTAAALARENEELRLQLLEAEELITAIRTGAVDALAVQGADGPRIFTLEGADQSYRTLIEQMNEGALLLGEDATVLYCNACMAELLDRALEEMIGGTFDRFVPAEFRTYWTTLCESGWAVGKAKGELPLMTYAGVLVPFALSMNVLTFNSASVLAVIVTDLSAQRKINTIQAQVAEQNAVIDRKNEELKRQEAARLVSEQAAAEANRMLEGIPHIAWTASPEGVNTSLNRRWFSFIGRESAETNDIRWLEHLHPDDHGPADVRWRTCLRTGATFEMEYRFRNKDGDYRWMLGRALPSYDEQGHIIEWIGTCTDIHEHKLALERIDQAQRQLQDNNEQLRRANVDLDNFIYTASHDLKAPISNIEGLLHALLWELPKEKRSGEVEPIMNMIQDSVDRFKRTIEHLTEVSKLQKEHAQPTAWMRLADVIQEVTLDLAPLVQASGAQLIVDVEACPAIAFSEKNLRSVIYNLLSNALKYRAPGRVPEVRLLCHTKADYVVLEVHDNGLGLTPSNQLKLFSMFQRFHSHVDGSGIGLYMVKKMVENAGGKIEVSSQLDIGSTFSVYFRR; encoded by the coding sequence ATGAATGAAGCTTCTGTGCCTACTGCCGCTGCGCTAGCCCGCGAAAACGAGGAGCTGCGCCTGCAACTTCTGGAAGCCGAAGAGCTGATTACTGCCATTCGGACGGGAGCGGTAGATGCCTTGGCTGTACAGGGTGCCGATGGCCCGCGCATCTTCACTTTGGAAGGCGCCGACCAAAGCTACCGCACGCTCATTGAGCAGATGAACGAAGGCGCGCTGCTGCTCGGCGAAGACGCCACCGTGCTGTACTGCAACGCCTGCATGGCCGAGCTGCTGGATCGGGCGCTGGAAGAAATGATTGGCGGTACCTTCGACCGCTTTGTGCCCGCCGAATTTCGGACTTACTGGACTACCCTGTGTGAAAGCGGCTGGGCCGTGGGTAAGGCCAAAGGTGAGTTGCCACTCATGACGTATGCCGGTGTGTTGGTGCCGTTTGCGCTCTCGATGAACGTGCTCACCTTCAACAGCGCTTCCGTATTGGCCGTGATTGTCACGGACTTATCGGCGCAGCGCAAGATCAACACCATCCAGGCCCAGGTAGCGGAGCAGAACGCCGTCATCGACCGCAAAAATGAGGAGCTGAAACGGCAGGAAGCCGCGCGCCTGGTGAGTGAGCAAGCCGCGGCCGAAGCCAACCGCATGCTGGAAGGCATTCCGCACATCGCCTGGACGGCCAGCCCCGAAGGCGTGAACACATCGCTGAACCGGCGCTGGTTTAGCTTTATCGGTCGGGAATCAGCCGAAACAAACGACATCCGCTGGCTGGAACACCTGCACCCCGACGACCACGGCCCGGCCGATGTGCGCTGGCGAACCTGCTTGCGCACGGGCGCCACCTTTGAAATGGAATACCGCTTCCGCAACAAAGACGGCGACTACCGCTGGATGCTGGGCCGCGCCCTGCCTTCCTACGATGAGCAGGGCCACATCATCGAGTGGATAGGCACCTGCACCGACATTCACGAGCACAAGCTGGCTCTCGAACGCATCGACCAGGCCCAACGGCAGCTTCAGGACAACAACGAGCAGCTGCGCCGCGCCAACGTCGACCTCGATAACTTCATCTATACGGCCTCCCACGACCTGAAAGCGCCGATCAGCAACATCGAAGGGTTGCTGCATGCCTTGCTGTGGGAGTTGCCCAAGGAGAAGCGCTCGGGGGAAGTAGAGCCCATCATGAACATGATTCAGGACTCGGTGGACCGCTTCAAGCGCACCATCGAGCACCTGACCGAAGTGTCGAAGCTGCAAAAGGAGCATGCGCAGCCCACCGCCTGGATGCGGCTAGCCGATGTTATTCAGGAAGTTACCCTCGACTTGGCGCCCCTGGTGCAAGCCTCCGGCGCGCAACTCATCGTGGACGTGGAAGCCTGCCCGGCCATTGCGTTTAGCGAGAAAAATCTGCGCAGCGTCATCTACAACCTGCTCAGCAATGCCCTCAAGTACCGCGCCCCCGGCCGCGTGCCCGAAGTGCGCCTGCTCTGCCACACCAAAGCCGACTACGTGGTGCTGGAAGTCCACGACAACGGCCTGGGCCTGACGCCCTCCAATCAGCTCAAGCTGTTCTCGATGTTCCAACGCTTTCATTCGCACGTCGATGGCAGCGGCATTGGGCTATACATGGTGAAGAAAATGGTAGAAAATGCCGGCGGCAAGATCGAGGTATCCAGCCAGCTCGACATCGGCTCCACGTTCTCGGTGTACTTCCGGCGTTAA
- a CDS encoding DUF2652 domain-containing protein produces the protein MGLLDDLRAARRAAGGRWKTPNPGTDYMVPALLFIPDISGFTRFIEASGSRLAPYLIADLLEILIEANLLDMQVSEIQGDAILFYRLGPPPSIADMVMQCRRIFLDFQNYLRLVERDTDSDLGAALRNNDLTLKIIVHYGRVSIAQIREHTKLMGRDLIVVHRLLKNDVTGSEYALFSEDYLQTQTPADITRSFTWTRLLRGSTVYEHLGRIEYRYAHLTPLRQLLESADAGPSPSGQQSNALQVRRAIRVPASYALRVISNFRLRSRWMQGATGVLYDLTKAGRLGTSYKVDLNRGQIDFQAVQLFEDEEERTEYVEKISLFRVFPNSLLFYFIQPVDAHSCLVTLEFRYGHVVGSRVVQFGQLRRMHRFLGASIRQLAALCERMNRKQLSR, from the coding sequence ATGGGCTTACTCGACGATTTGCGCGCCGCGCGCCGTGCTGCGGGTGGCCGCTGGAAAACGCCGAACCCAGGCACCGACTACATGGTGCCGGCCCTGCTGTTCATTCCGGATATCAGTGGTTTTACGCGCTTCATCGAGGCTTCCGGGAGCCGCTTGGCGCCGTATCTGATTGCCGATTTGCTCGAGATCCTGATCGAAGCCAATTTGCTGGATATGCAAGTGAGTGAAATTCAGGGCGATGCGATTTTGTTTTATCGTTTGGGGCCGCCGCCGTCCATCGCGGATATGGTGATGCAGTGCCGCCGCATTTTTCTGGATTTTCAAAATTATTTGCGCCTCGTGGAGCGTGACACCGACTCCGACCTGGGCGCCGCCCTGCGCAACAACGACCTCACGCTCAAGATCATCGTGCACTACGGGCGCGTGAGCATCGCCCAGATTCGGGAGCATACCAAACTCATGGGCCGCGACCTGATTGTGGTGCATCGCTTGCTCAAAAACGATGTGACGGGTAGCGAATACGCCCTGTTTTCCGAAGACTACCTCCAAACCCAAACGCCTGCCGACATCACTCGCAGCTTCACCTGGACGCGGCTGCTGCGTGGCAGCACCGTCTACGAGCATCTGGGACGCATCGAGTATCGCTACGCCCACCTCACGCCGCTGCGCCAACTGCTCGAAAGTGCCGATGCCGGCCCTTCGCCCAGCGGCCAGCAGAGCAACGCGTTGCAGGTGCGGCGGGCCATTCGGGTGCCGGCTTCCTATGCGCTACGCGTCATCAGCAACTTTCGGCTGCGCTCCCGCTGGATGCAGGGTGCTACCGGCGTGCTCTACGACCTGACCAAAGCCGGCCGCCTCGGCACCAGCTACAAAGTCGATCTCAACCGGGGCCAGATCGACTTTCAGGCCGTGCAACTATTTGAGGATGAGGAAGAACGCACGGAATACGTCGAGAAGATCTCGCTGTTTCGGGTGTTTCCCAACTCGCTGCTGTTCTATTTCATTCAGCCCGTCGATGCCCATTCCTGCCTCGTGACCTTGGAGTTTCGCTACGGGCATGTGGTGGGGAGCCGGGTAGTGCAGTTTGGGCAGCTTCGGCGGATGCACCGGTTTTTGGGCGCCTCCATCCGACAGTTGGCCGCCCTCTGCGAACGCATGAACAGAAAACAGCTAAGCAGATAA
- a CDS encoding circadian clock KaiB family protein: MQKNTLTDTSPVMEDETWELRLYVAGQTTKSVTALANLRKYCETYLKGRYKLEVIDLLQHPQLAEGDQILAIPTLVRKVPVPIRKIIGDLSNQERVLVGLDIRPIDLK, from the coding sequence TTGCAAAAGAACACCTTAACCGACACCTCGCCCGTAATGGAAGACGAAACCTGGGAGCTACGGCTATACGTAGCCGGCCAAACTACCAAATCAGTGACCGCCCTGGCCAATCTGAGAAAATACTGCGAGACGTATCTGAAGGGACGTTATAAACTGGAAGTAATTGATTTACTGCAACATCCACAATTAGCGGAGGGCGATCAGATCTTGGCCATCCCGACCCTGGTGCGGAAAGTACCCGTACCCATCCGGAAGATCATCGGCGACTTGTCCAACCAAGAACGGGTGCTGGTTGGGCTGGATATCCGGCCGATTGATCTCAAATAA
- a CDS encoding cation:proton antiporter → MSVYNIVMVLMGIAILGVAWLPSLLEKYPLSYPIFYIGLGMLVYWLPLGMPAADPFQHPKLVTHLSELCVIVALTGTGLKIDRPFSLRTWRTPLLLVLVLMVLTIAGFTVAGWLLGLAPASAVLLAASLAPTDPVLAGDVQVGDPGEGQEDNVRFSLTGEAGLNDGLAFPFVYLALALLPVAAAPLADRIIHWLWMDILYRTVAALFLGWLSGKLLAYLIFSLPKRVSIKAAAYGFIALAVTLTTYGVTELLHGYGFLAVFIAAVTLRSYERKHEYHKQMHAFTDQLERLLIVVILILLGGAIVSGLLSSLTWAGVGLSLLLILVLRPVGGMLTLARSKRVTWAERGVISFFGIRGIGSIFYLAFALDKADFADARQLWSILGFTVLVSVVLHGTLATPVMNWLDRRHGRKTSAELTDAAAEEQLAESALESAR, encoded by the coding sequence ATGTCAGTTTACAATATTGTGATGGTCCTGATGGGGATCGCTATTTTGGGAGTGGCTTGGCTGCCCTCGCTGTTGGAAAAATACCCGCTGTCGTACCCCATTTTCTACATTGGGCTCGGCATGCTGGTGTACTGGCTGCCGTTGGGCATGCCCGCCGCCGATCCGTTTCAACATCCCAAACTGGTTACGCACCTCTCCGAGCTGTGCGTGATTGTGGCGCTCACGGGCACCGGCCTCAAAATCGACAGGCCGTTTTCCCTGCGCACGTGGCGCACGCCGCTGCTGCTCGTGCTGGTGCTGATGGTGCTGACCATTGCCGGGTTTACAGTGGCGGGTTGGCTGCTGGGACTGGCGCCGGCGTCGGCGGTGCTGCTGGCGGCCTCGTTGGCTCCCACCGATCCGGTGCTGGCCGGCGACGTGCAGGTGGGCGATCCGGGCGAGGGCCAGGAAGACAATGTGCGCTTTTCTCTTACTGGTGAGGCCGGGCTGAACGACGGCCTCGCCTTTCCGTTTGTGTACCTGGCTCTGGCGTTACTGCCGGTGGCCGCCGCGCCCCTCGCCGACCGGATTATCCACTGGCTCTGGATGGATATTCTGTACCGGACTGTGGCTGCCTTGTTTCTGGGGTGGCTGTCGGGCAAGCTGTTGGCTTACCTGATTTTTAGCCTGCCCAAGCGCGTGAGTATTAAGGCGGCAGCGTATGGATTTATCGCGCTGGCGGTTACCCTGACCACGTACGGCGTAACGGAACTGCTGCACGGCTATGGGTTTCTAGCCGTGTTTATTGCGGCGGTAACGCTGCGCAGTTACGAGCGCAAGCACGAGTACCACAAGCAAATGCACGCCTTCACCGACCAACTCGAGCGGCTGCTCATCGTCGTGATTCTGATCTTGCTTGGCGGCGCCATTGTCAGCGGCTTGCTGTCGTCGCTTACCTGGGCCGGCGTCGGGCTGTCGCTGCTGCTGATTTTGGTGCTGCGCCCCGTGGGCGGAATGCTCACCCTGGCCCGCTCGAAGCGGGTAACGTGGGCTGAGCGCGGCGTCATCTCGTTTTTCGGCATTCGCGGCATTGGCTCTATTTTTTACTTGGCCTTCGCCCTCGACAAAGCCGATTTCGCCGATGCCCGCCAGCTCTGGTCGATCTTGGGGTTTACCGTTTTGGTGTCGGTGGTGCTGCACGGTACGCTGGCCACGCCGGTTATGAACTGGCTGGACCGTCGCCACGGTCGCAAAACCTCCGCCGAACTAACCGATGCGGCCGCGGAAGAGCAACTCGCCGAGAGTGCCCTGGAGAGCGCCCGATAA
- a CDS encoding response regulator translates to MQKLTCALLVDDDQTTNYLNQLLLKRLAVTEKLLIANNGQEALDLLQQHCHTATPDCPVLILLDVKMPIMNGFEFLEAYAQLPFAQGQTIVIVMLTTSLHPQDVQRLEHLNISDFVNKPLTEEKIDSILRKHFARQLPKA, encoded by the coding sequence ATGCAAAAGCTGACTTGCGCGCTTCTGGTTGACGACGATCAGACCACCAATTATCTTAATCAGTTACTACTGAAGCGCTTAGCCGTAACCGAAAAGCTCCTGATCGCCAACAATGGCCAGGAGGCGCTGGATCTGCTTCAGCAGCACTGCCACACTGCCACCCCCGATTGCCCCGTGCTGATTCTGCTGGACGTGAAAATGCCCATCATGAACGGCTTCGAGTTTCTGGAAGCGTACGCGCAGCTTCCGTTTGCGCAGGGGCAAACCATTGTCATTGTGATGCTTACCACATCGCTGCACCCCCAAGACGTGCAACGGCTGGAACACCTCAACATCTCGGACTTCGTCAACAAACCGCTCACCGAGGAAAAAATTGACAGCATTCTGCGCAAGCATTTCGCGCGCCAACTGCCGAAGGCGTAA
- the kaiC gene encoding circadian clock protein KaiC codes for MQEEKTSSAAVLPRLPKVMTGIEGLDEITEGGLPAGRPTLVCGSAGCGKTLMGIEFLVRGILDYDEPGVLMAFEETAEELTANVTSLGFDLAGLQAQKKLKVDHVHVDRSEIEETGEYDLEGLFIRLGYAIDSIGAKRVVLDTIESLFSGFPNEAVLRSEVRRLFRWLKDKGVTTIITAERGDGTLTRQGLEEYVSDCVILLDNRVIDQITTRRLRIVKYRGSTHGTNEYPYLITQDGISVLPVTSLKLDHDVSDKIVSSGVPALDKMFGRGGFFQGSSILITGTAGTAKTTLAASFANAICQQNQRCLYFAFEESPQQLVRNMRSVGMDLGPWLDKDLLRIEASRPTLNGLEQHLVTLHKQVSEFRPDAVVIDPISNLITVGNIAEVRSMLTRLIDYLKVNNITALFTSLLSGRNIQQEMTEEGVSSLVDTWLSVRDLEGIGERNRGISILKSRGMAHSNQVREFLVTEHGVQLLDVVIGPAGIVTGAGRLTQQMQEQAEALAAKAEMDRKDRELDRKRRVLESTIANLRTEFESVEEELRQINHQELLRQQALATGREHILGASSNEKNFQSGDKKPNS; via the coding sequence ATGCAAGAAGAAAAAACTTCTTCCGCCGCTGTTTTGCCCCGGTTGCCCAAGGTGATGACGGGTATCGAAGGGCTGGATGAGATCACGGAAGGGGGCTTGCCCGCGGGGCGCCCTACCCTAGTGTGCGGCAGCGCGGGCTGCGGCAAAACCCTGATGGGCATCGAGTTTCTGGTGCGCGGCATCTTGGATTACGACGAGCCCGGCGTGCTGATGGCCTTCGAGGAAACCGCGGAAGAGCTGACGGCCAACGTCACGTCGCTGGGCTTCGATTTGGCGGGCTTGCAGGCCCAAAAGAAGCTCAAGGTCGACCACGTGCACGTCGATCGGTCGGAGATCGAAGAAACCGGAGAGTACGACCTAGAAGGCCTGTTTATCCGGCTCGGATACGCCATCGACTCCATTGGGGCCAAGCGCGTGGTGCTGGATACCATCGAATCGCTTTTTTCGGGTTTCCCCAACGAAGCGGTGCTGCGCTCCGAGGTGCGGCGGCTGTTTCGCTGGCTGAAGGACAAGGGCGTCACGACCATCATCACGGCCGAGCGCGGCGACGGCACCCTCACGCGCCAAGGTCTGGAAGAATACGTTTCGGACTGCGTGATTCTGCTCGACAACCGCGTGATCGACCAAATCACGACGCGGCGGCTGCGCATCGTGAAGTATCGCGGCAGCACCCACGGCACCAACGAATATCCGTACCTGATTACGCAGGACGGCATTTCGGTGCTGCCCGTGACCTCGCTGAAGCTGGACCACGACGTATCCGACAAAATTGTTTCGTCGGGCGTACCTGCTCTGGACAAGATGTTTGGGCGGGGTGGTTTTTTCCAAGGCAGCAGCATCCTGATCACCGGCACAGCGGGCACGGCCAAAACCACGCTGGCGGCTTCATTTGCCAACGCTATCTGTCAGCAAAACCAGCGCTGCCTGTATTTCGCCTTCGAGGAGTCGCCGCAGCAGTTGGTGCGCAACATGCGCTCGGTGGGCATGGATTTGGGGCCTTGGCTAGACAAAGACTTGCTGCGCATTGAAGCGTCGCGCCCGACCCTTAATGGGCTGGAGCAGCACCTCGTCACGCTGCACAAGCAGGTAAGCGAGTTTCGCCCCGACGCCGTCGTGATCGACCCGATCAGCAACCTGATTACTGTCGGCAACATCGCGGAAGTGCGCAGCATGCTCACGCGGCTGATCGACTACCTGAAAGTCAATAACATCACGGCGCTGTTTACGTCGCTGCTCAGCGGACGCAACATTCAGCAAGAGATGACCGAAGAGGGCGTTTCTTCGTTAGTGGATACGTGGCTAAGCGTCCGCGATCTGGAAGGCATCGGGGAACGCAACCGGGGCATCAGTATTCTGAAGTCGCGGGGCATGGCACACTCCAACCAGGTGCGCGAGTTTCTGGTGACCGAGCACGGCGTGCAGCTCCTCGATGTGGTAATTGGGCCAGCAGGCATCGTGACCGGCGCCGGCCGCCTGACCCAGCAGATGCAGGAGCAGGCCGAAGCCTTGGCCGCCAAGGCGGAGATGGACCGCAAGGACCGCGAGCTCGACCGCAAGCGCCGCGTGCTGGAATCGACGATTGCCAACCTGCGTACCGAGTTTGAGTCGGTGGAAGAGGAACTGCGCCAGATCAACCATCAGGAGCTGCTACGCCAACAGGCGCTCGCGACCGGCCGCGAACACATCTTGGGCGCTTCCTCCAACGAAAAGAATTTCCAATCAGGCGACAAGAAGCCCAATTCGTAA
- a CDS encoding YitT family protein produces the protein MFLQQLLMHRLTEKKRAVGASSRLPVPSAPPTPENWVFPFAGWWIKRQLIQVAMLVAGIFSAALGLKAFLLPNGFIDGGVTGISLLVSQLTGISLSILIVLINIPFIILGYFQLGKWFAFKTLATILALALVLLVVSFPTLTQDKLLIAVFGGFFLGAGIGLTVRGGAVLDGSEVLAVYVSKRTALSVGDVVLVINILIFGAAALLLSVETALYSILAYLAAAKTMDFIIEGIEEYTGVTIISSQSEAIRLMVTEKLGRGATIYSGKRGYGSRGHNQEAIDVIFTVVTRLEVTQLTDEINKIDNQAFVVMHSVRDTKGGLVKKRPLH, from the coding sequence ATGTTTCTTCAACAACTTTTGATGCACCGCCTGACGGAAAAAAAACGGGCGGTCGGTGCGTCCAGCCGTTTGCCTGTTCCTTCTGCTCCGCCAACCCCGGAAAACTGGGTATTTCCCTTTGCCGGCTGGTGGATCAAGCGCCAGCTGATTCAGGTTGCGATGCTGGTTGCCGGCATTTTCTCGGCCGCGCTCGGCCTGAAAGCGTTCCTGTTGCCCAACGGGTTTATCGACGGCGGCGTTACGGGTATATCTCTGTTAGTGAGTCAGTTAACAGGCATATCGCTATCCATCCTGATTGTACTGATTAACATCCCATTCATCATTCTGGGGTATTTTCAGCTGGGCAAATGGTTTGCCTTCAAGACCTTAGCCACCATTCTGGCGCTGGCCTTGGTGCTGCTGGTGGTGTCGTTTCCTACGCTCACTCAGGACAAACTGCTGATTGCCGTGTTTGGCGGCTTCTTCTTGGGAGCAGGCATCGGGCTGACGGTGCGCGGCGGGGCCGTGCTGGACGGCAGCGAGGTGCTGGCCGTGTACGTGAGCAAGCGCACGGCCCTGTCGGTGGGCGATGTGGTGCTGGTCATCAACATCCTGATTTTTGGGGCGGCGGCCTTGCTGCTGTCCGTCGAAACGGCCTTGTACTCGATCTTGGCGTATCTGGCGGCGGCCAAAACGATGGATTTCATCATCGAAGGCATCGAGGAATACACCGGCGTCACGATTATCTCCTCGCAGAGCGAGGCCATCCGCCTGATGGTCACGGAAAAGCTCGGCCGCGGGGCCACCATCTACTCAGGCAAGCGCGGCTACGGCTCCCGGGGTCACAACCAAGAAGCCATCGACGTCATCTTTACGGTAGTCACGCGCTTGGAGGTAACCCAGCTCACCGACGAGATCAACAAGATTGATAATCAGGCCTTTGTCGTAATGCACAGCGTGCGCGATACCAAAGGCGGCCTAGTAAAAAAGCGGCCGCTGCACTAA
- a CDS encoding bifunctional alpha,alpha-trehalose-phosphate synthase (UDP-forming)/trehalose-phosphatase: MTRTIIVSNRLPTKVLRTEEGLTFQPSEGGLATGLGSIYRADNNVWVGWPGLFVEDVAEQEFVTEQLRTDSMAPVFLTETEIRDYYEGFSNETLWPTFHYFPQYTVYDDTFWAAYVAVNEKFCRAVLELAGPDDTIWVHDYQLLLLPQMLRQARPQATIGFFLHIPFPSYELLRALPWRAELLQGMLGADLIGFHTFGYMRHFLSSVSQLLGLSSQNGRIETATRTVLVDAFPMGIDYERYAQAAASEEARQHEQEYRQALQDARVILSIDRLDYSKGIAQRLRAFELLLTRYPEWRGQVCLIMVVVPSRDQVPQYQSLKEEIDELVGRINAQYRTISWNPIQYFYRSLPLHELATLYRMADVALVTPMRDGMNLVAKEFIASKADQRGVLILSERAGAARELSDALIINPTDMGQLAEAMHEALVMPEEEQVQRMRMMQALVRQYDVFAWTDLFMNQLTQSKSQQFTLSTTLLDAKISQELVQAYEQASQRLLLLDYDGTLAPFHRDPKRAQPDQELRLLLRALTDIPQNRVVLISGRDRETLAAWLGHLPLDIIAEHGVWLRTAGQDWTMFQDLKADWKDSMRAVLELYVNRTAGAFIEEKDYSLAWHYRRADPGLAAIRTRELMSHLTFLAANTDLQVMEGNKVVEIKNAGIHKGTAAARWLSTYQPDFILAIGDDRTDEDTFGAMPPEAYTVKVGIMPRSLARFHVTSVTEVRNLLRSLL, translated from the coding sequence ATGACCCGAACGATTATCGTCTCTAACCGCCTACCTACCAAAGTACTACGCACCGAAGAAGGCCTCACGTTTCAGCCCAGCGAAGGCGGGCTGGCCACGGGCCTGGGCTCAATTTACCGCGCCGACAACAATGTGTGGGTGGGCTGGCCAGGCTTGTTTGTGGAGGACGTGGCCGAACAGGAATTCGTGACCGAGCAGCTGCGCACCGACAGCATGGCCCCGGTCTTTCTGACCGAAACCGAAATCCGGGATTACTACGAGGGCTTCAGCAACGAGACGCTCTGGCCCACCTTCCATTACTTCCCGCAATACACCGTCTACGACGACACTTTCTGGGCGGCCTACGTGGCCGTAAACGAGAAATTCTGCCGGGCCGTGCTGGAGCTGGCCGGCCCCGACGACACCATCTGGGTGCACGACTACCAATTGCTCTTGCTGCCGCAGATGCTGCGCCAGGCGCGGCCCCAGGCCACCATCGGCTTTTTCCTGCACATCCCCTTTCCTTCCTATGAGCTGTTGCGAGCGCTGCCGTGGCGGGCCGAGCTGTTGCAGGGCATGCTGGGCGCCGACCTCATCGGGTTCCACACCTTCGGCTACATGCGCCATTTTCTGAGCTCGGTGTCGCAGCTACTGGGGCTTTCCAGCCAGAACGGCCGGATCGAAACGGCTACCCGCACGGTGCTGGTTGATGCCTTCCCGATGGGCATTGACTACGAGCGCTATGCCCAAGCCGCGGCGTCGGAAGAGGCCCGGCAGCACGAGCAAGAATACCGGCAAGCCTTGCAGGACGCCCGCGTGATCCTGTCCATCGACCGCCTCGACTACAGCAAGGGCATTGCCCAGCGGCTGCGGGCGTTTGAACTGCTCCTGACGCGCTATCCCGAGTGGCGCGGGCAAGTCTGCCTAATTATGGTAGTGGTACCCTCTCGCGATCAAGTACCTCAATATCAATCACTTAAAGAAGAAATTGATGAATTGGTCGGCCGCATTAATGCGCAGTACCGTACCATTTCCTGGAATCCTATTCAGTACTTCTACCGTTCGCTGCCGTTGCATGAGCTGGCCACGCTCTACCGCATGGCCGACGTGGCCCTGGTAACGCCCATGCGCGACGGTATGAACTTGGTAGCCAAGGAGTTCATTGCCAGTAAAGCCGACCAACGCGGCGTCCTGATCTTGAGTGAGCGGGCCGGCGCCGCCCGTGAGTTGTCAGATGCTCTCATCATCAACCCGACGGACATGGGCCAACTGGCCGAGGCCATGCACGAGGCGTTGGTCATGCCCGAAGAAGAGCAAGTGCAACGCATGCGGATGATGCAGGCACTGGTACGCCAATACGACGTTTTTGCCTGGACTGATCTGTTTATGAACCAGTTAACGCAAAGCAAAAGCCAGCAATTCACCCTTTCCACTACCTTACTCGATGCCAAGATTAGCCAGGAACTGGTGCAGGCGTATGAGCAGGCCTCGCAGCGCTTGCTCCTGCTCGATTACGATGGCACGCTGGCTCCTTTTCACCGCGACCCGAAGCGTGCCCAGCCCGACCAGGAACTGCGCCTGCTATTGCGCGCCCTGACCGACATTCCGCAGAACCGGGTGGTGCTGATCAGTGGACGCGACCGCGAGACTTTGGCCGCGTGGCTGGGGCATCTGCCGCTCGACATCATTGCGGAACACGGCGTGTGGCTGCGCACGGCCGGCCAGGACTGGACTATGTTTCAGGATCTGAAAGCCGACTGGAAGGACAGCATGCGTGCGGTGCTGGAGTTGTACGTCAACCGCACGGCCGGCGCCTTCATCGAGGAGAAAGACTATTCGCTGGCCTGGCATTACCGCCGCGCCGACCCAGGCCTAGCCGCCATCCGGACGCGGGAATTAATGAGTCACCTCACATTTCTGGCCGCCAACACCGATTTGCAGGTCATGGAGGGTAATAAAGTCGTCGAAATTAAGAATGCGGGCATTCACAAAGGCACGGCCGCGGCGCGCTGGCTCAGCACCTACCAGCCCGATTTCATCCTGGCCATCGGCGACGACCGCACCGACGAAGATACCTTCGGGGCCATGCCACCGGAGGCCTATACCGTGAAGGTGGGAATCATGCCGCGTTCGCTGGCCCGCTTCCACGTGACCAGCGTCACTGAAGTCCGCAACCTGTTACGCAGCCTGCTGTAA
- a CDS encoding circadian clock KaiB family protein, whose product MEATESEESPISAEPDYVLHLYITGATPNSTRAVRNIKEICEQYLKGRYELLIVDIYQQPNLAQREQIIAAPTLIKRYPLPVRRLVGDLSQREQVLAALQLPLLPNPDGANE is encoded by the coding sequence ATGGAAGCCACGGAATCAGAAGAATCCCCTATTTCAGCAGAGCCCGATTACGTGCTTCACCTGTACATCACCGGCGCCACGCCCAATTCCACTCGGGCGGTCCGCAACATCAAGGAAATCTGTGAGCAGTACCTGAAAGGCCGGTACGAGCTGCTCATCGTAGATATTTACCAGCAACCCAACTTGGCCCAGCGGGAGCAAATCATCGCGGCGCCTACGCTCATCAAGCGGTACCCCTTGCCGGTGCGCCGCTTGGTCGGCGATCTTTCGCAGCGCGAACAGGTATTGGCGGCCTTGCAGCTGCCCTTACTACCCAACCCAGATGGTGCCAATGAATGA